In Polynucleobacter sp. TUM22923, one genomic interval encodes:
- a CDS encoding thymidylate synthase has product MHQYHDLMQEVLSKGVQKADRTGTGTISVFGHQMRFNLAEGFPMVTTKKLHLKSIILELIWFLKGSTDNNWLKERGVSIWNEWAAPDGDLGPIYGYQWRSWPAPDGKHIDQIAEVVETLKKNPDSRRIIVSAWNVADIPRMALAPCHAFFQFYVADGKLSCQLYQRSADIFLGVPFNIASYALLTHMMAQQCNLEVGDFVWTGGDCHLYSNHLEQVDLQLSRDFFSLPKLKILRKPDSIFDYEFEDFEIVGYECHPAIKAPVAI; this is encoded by the coding sequence ATGCATCAATATCACGATCTCATGCAGGAAGTCCTTTCCAAGGGCGTCCAAAAAGCAGACAGAACCGGCACAGGCACTATCTCCGTCTTTGGTCACCAGATGCGCTTTAATTTGGCCGAGGGCTTTCCGATGGTCACCACCAAAAAACTGCATCTCAAATCCATCATTCTTGAATTAATCTGGTTTCTCAAAGGGAGTACGGATAATAACTGGCTCAAAGAGCGTGGTGTCTCTATTTGGAATGAATGGGCTGCTCCTGATGGGGATCTGGGTCCTATATATGGCTATCAATGGCGTTCTTGGCCTGCGCCTGACGGCAAACACATTGACCAAATTGCAGAAGTTGTAGAGACACTCAAAAAAAATCCGGATTCTCGTCGCATTATTGTGTCCGCCTGGAATGTAGCTGATATTCCCCGCATGGCCCTTGCTCCCTGCCATGCATTTTTTCAATTTTATGTTGCCGATGGCAAGCTATCTTGCCAACTCTATCAACGGAGTGCCGATATCTTTTTAGGCGTGCCATTCAACATTGCAAGCTATGCTTTGCTAACCCACATGATGGCTCAACAGTGCAATCTTGAAGTTGGTGATTTTGTATGGACCGGGGGCGATTGCCATCTTTACAGCAACCACCTAGAGCAGGTAGATTTGCAGTTATCAAGGGATTTTTTTTCACTACCCAAGCTCAAAATATTACGAAAACCGGATTCCATTTTTGATTACGAGTTCGAGGATTTTGAAATCGTCGGATATGAATGTCACCCAGCAATCAAAGCACCTGTAGCCATCTAA
- a CDS encoding D-glycerate dehydrogenase, which translates to MSTQTNASLTHKPKILVARAIFPEALVKLEELYEVHSNQSDRVMSAEALQKALSDVQGALVTGSERIDTAALTMAKDLKVVANISVGYNNFDVPAMTAAGVLATNTPDVLTDTTADFGFALLMATARRITESEHWVRAGKWDQWSIVNNPLGMDLHNSTVGIIGMGRIGQGIAKRALGFGMKVIYHNRSQLSAEDEEACGASYVSKESLLQNADHVVLVLPYTAQNHHTIGAAEIALMKPTATLVNIARGGIVDDSALAQALQARKIFAAGLDVFEGEPKVHPELLKCSNIVLAPHIASATEKTRRAMVDLAIENLRAALDGKKPPSLINTEVFSKA; encoded by the coding sequence ATGAGCACACAAACCAACGCTAGCCTCACCCATAAGCCGAAGATTTTGGTCGCAAGGGCGATTTTTCCGGAAGCGCTGGTGAAATTGGAGGAGCTTTACGAGGTACATTCCAACCAATCCGACCGGGTTATGAGTGCTGAAGCCTTGCAAAAAGCCCTTTCTGATGTTCAAGGAGCCTTAGTTACAGGAAGCGAGCGTATTGATACTGCAGCTCTAACAATGGCCAAGGACCTCAAGGTGGTCGCTAATATTTCAGTTGGGTACAACAACTTTGATGTTCCTGCTATGACTGCTGCCGGGGTATTGGCAACGAATACCCCCGATGTTCTTACGGATACAACCGCAGATTTCGGTTTCGCTTTATTGATGGCTACGGCAAGGCGAATTACGGAGTCTGAGCATTGGGTCAGAGCGGGGAAATGGGACCAATGGTCCATTGTGAATAATCCACTGGGGATGGATTTGCACAATAGTACTGTGGGCATCATTGGTATGGGCCGTATTGGGCAGGGTATTGCAAAGCGTGCACTCGGTTTTGGTATGAAAGTGATTTATCACAACCGTAGTCAGCTATCCGCAGAGGATGAAGAAGCCTGCGGCGCAAGCTACGTTTCAAAAGAATCGTTGTTACAGAATGCGGATCATGTTGTGTTGGTGTTGCCTTATACCGCACAGAATCACCATACTATTGGCGCTGCAGAAATTGCGCTAATGAAGCCTACTGCAACCTTGGTGAATATTGCCCGTGGCGGTATTGTGGATGATTCGGCTCTGGCACAGGCGCTGCAAGCTAGAAAAATATTTGCCGCTGGCCTTGATGTATTTGAAGGTGAGCCTAAAGTGCATCCAGAGTTACTCAAGTGCAGCAATATTGTTTTAGCCCCGCATATTGCCAGCGCTACAGAAAAAACACGCAGAGCAATGGTTGATCTTGCAATCGAAAACTTACGAGCAGCGCTAGATGGGAAAAAACCACCCAGCTTAATTAATACTGAAGTATTTTCTAAAGCTTAG
- a CDS encoding NAD(P)/FAD-dependent oxidoreductase: MHSPIETDAVIIGAGPVGLFQVFELGLLEIKTHVIDSLPQVGGQCMELYPDKPIYDIPAVPVCTGRELTNNLLKQIEPFKPQFHLNQEVSTLEQQTDGRFKIVTSQDQQFLSKTVFVAAGVGAFQPRTLNLDGIEFFVDKQVFYKVQDPDLFSGKKIVVCGGGDSALDWALYFVGKAKSITLIHRRDEFKAAPQSVAKMRELCAEQRIQLEIGQITGIKSEDGLLTEISVTGIDGEVCAIELDSLLLFYGLSPKLGPIAQWGLDIDRKQIAVDTATFQTSTAGIYAVGDINTYPGKKKLILSGFHEAALAAFAAAAYLAPEKLIQLQYTTTSPKLHKALGVSSPTFG; encoded by the coding sequence TTGCACTCCCCCATTGAAACCGATGCAGTCATCATTGGTGCCGGTCCAGTGGGGCTCTTCCAAGTTTTTGAACTCGGATTGCTAGAAATAAAAACCCACGTCATCGACTCCCTACCCCAGGTGGGCGGTCAATGCATGGAGCTCTATCCAGATAAACCCATTTACGATATTCCCGCTGTGCCAGTGTGTACCGGTCGCGAGCTCACCAATAATCTCTTAAAACAAATAGAGCCATTCAAACCACAGTTTCATTTAAATCAAGAGGTCTCCACTCTTGAACAACAAACAGATGGCCGATTTAAGATCGTTACATCTCAAGATCAACAGTTTCTGAGTAAAACCGTTTTTGTTGCAGCTGGTGTCGGCGCGTTTCAGCCGCGCACCCTCAATCTTGATGGTATTGAATTTTTTGTAGATAAGCAGGTTTTTTATAAAGTACAAGATCCTGATCTGTTTTCCGGAAAGAAAATAGTGGTTTGTGGTGGCGGCGATTCAGCCTTGGATTGGGCGCTATATTTTGTAGGTAAGGCTAAGAGTATTACCTTAATTCATCGTCGCGATGAGTTCAAAGCAGCCCCCCAATCGGTTGCTAAGATGCGTGAACTTTGTGCTGAGCAACGCATTCAATTAGAGATTGGCCAAATTACGGGCATTAAGTCAGAAGATGGCTTGTTAACTGAAATTTCCGTGACGGGTATCGATGGTGAAGTTTGCGCAATTGAGCTTGATTCTCTTTTGCTTTTTTATGGTCTATCCCCAAAGCTAGGTCCTATCGCCCAATGGGGACTAGATATTGATCGAAAACAAATTGCAGTAGATACGGCGACTTTTCAGACTAGCACTGCTGGTATCTATGCCGTAGGTGACATCAATACTTATCCCGGGAAAAAGAAATTGATTCTCTCAGGCTTTCATGAGGCAGCCTTAGCTGCTTTTGCAGCTGCAGCCTACTTGGCCCCCGAAAAACTGATCCAGTTGCAGTACACCACTACCTCGCCAAAGCTCCACAAAGCCCTTGGGGTGAGCTCTCCAACTTTCGGGTAA
- the mobA gene encoding molybdenum cofactor guanylyltransferase MobA has translation MSSQKITGLILAGGRAQRMGGIDKGLIPFHDKPLIESAIERLKPQVDTILINANRNITKYAHYGYPVIMDETPDFSGPLAGFSIGLKHCATPYLLTSPCDSPLLPLDLAQRMLTKLEAENLDLVYASSEEANGKVWAQPVFCLMRNTLQHLLNNFLSKGDLKIDHWFKEVRSGTVVFNAPHAFANVNTPQELDALEKISP, from the coding sequence ATGTCTAGTCAAAAAATCACTGGCTTGATTTTGGCAGGTGGCCGCGCCCAAAGAATGGGGGGTATCGATAAGGGCCTAATCCCCTTTCATGACAAACCATTAATTGAATCTGCCATTGAGCGGCTGAAGCCGCAGGTAGACACCATTCTCATTAATGCCAATCGCAACATCACCAAATATGCTCACTATGGTTACCCCGTCATCATGGATGAAACTCCAGATTTCTCGGGCCCGTTGGCAGGTTTCTCTATCGGACTGAAGCACTGTGCAACACCATACCTATTAACCTCTCCTTGCGACTCCCCGCTATTGCCACTAGATCTCGCACAAAGAATGCTCACAAAACTGGAGGCTGAGAATCTAGATTTGGTTTATGCCTCATCAGAAGAGGCTAATGGTAAGGTATGGGCGCAGCCTGTATTTTGCTTAATGCGTAATACCCTTCAGCACTTACTAAATAATTTTTTGAGTAAAGGTGATCTCAAAATTGACCATTGGTTTAAAGAGGTCCGCAGCGGAACCGTTGTATTTAATGCGCCTCACGCTTTTGCTAACGTCAACACCCCCCAAGAGCTTGACGCATTAGAAAAGATATCCCCATGA
- the glp gene encoding gephyrin-like molybdotransferase Glp gives MSNASPASPNNAILLTDSLHVDEARKAIAELVTELLQESLVGSDLAATQSVLLDQAMNRILAVDLLSPIDVPAADNSAMDGFAFNGDCLDADSQDITLKVVGTAYAGKPFIGSIGQGECIKIMTGGLMPQGCDTVIPQELTATTNIASDVLLTFKQNQVRYGENRRLRGEDLQSGKPAIVAGRLLRPSDIGLAASLGISSLMVHRKLRVAILSSGDELRPLGQPLDVGSIYDSNRYSLTGLLNRLNIEIIDCGIVRDDPNALKTAFSEAATKADVLISSGGVSVGEADYTKQIMQELGDVGFWKIAMRPGRPMAFGTLRPVGAKPNDRKILFFGLPGNPVAVMVTFYQFVRSALLQLNGASQTEPPLMQAMAQAPIRKRPGRTEFQRGILERGLDGKPTVRLTGSQGAGILRSMSEANCFVILHHDQGNVASGDWVDVALFDGLL, from the coding sequence ATGAGCAACGCAAGCCCTGCATCACCCAATAATGCCATTTTGTTGACTGACTCATTGCACGTCGATGAGGCCCGTAAAGCAATTGCTGAGTTGGTAACCGAGCTACTTCAAGAGTCCTTAGTAGGTTCCGATTTAGCGGCAACCCAATCTGTTCTTTTAGATCAGGCAATGAATCGCATTCTGGCAGTAGATTTACTCTCGCCAATAGATGTCCCTGCAGCTGATAACTCCGCCATGGATGGCTTTGCATTTAATGGTGATTGCCTAGACGCTGATAGCCAGGACATCACACTCAAAGTGGTCGGTACGGCTTATGCTGGCAAACCCTTTATTGGGAGTATCGGCCAAGGTGAGTGTATAAAAATCATGACAGGCGGCCTCATGCCCCAAGGTTGCGATACTGTCATTCCACAAGAGCTCACTGCTACTACCAATATTGCGAGCGATGTGCTCCTCACTTTTAAGCAAAATCAAGTCAGGTACGGAGAAAATCGACGCTTGCGTGGTGAGGATTTGCAAAGTGGTAAGCCTGCAATTGTGGCGGGTCGCTTATTACGGCCATCTGATATCGGGCTAGCAGCATCTTTAGGGATTAGCAGCCTCATGGTGCATCGCAAGCTTAGGGTCGCCATCCTATCCTCCGGTGATGAGTTACGTCCGCTAGGGCAACCCCTAGATGTCGGCAGTATTTATGACAGCAACCGCTATAGTCTGACCGGCCTGCTCAATAGATTAAACATCGAGATTATCGATTGCGGCATTGTGCGCGATGACCCAAACGCCCTGAAGACTGCTTTTTCTGAGGCAGCCACAAAGGCGGATGTACTAATTTCATCGGGTGGTGTTTCCGTAGGAGAGGCCGACTACACCAAGCAAATCATGCAAGAGTTAGGCGATGTTGGATTTTGGAAGATTGCCATGCGTCCAGGTCGACCCATGGCTTTTGGCACACTAAGGCCGGTTGGTGCAAAACCTAACGACCGAAAGATTCTCTTCTTTGGCCTGCCTGGTAATCCCGTCGCAGTCATGGTGACTTTCTATCAGTTTGTCCGCTCCGCTCTATTGCAACTCAATGGCGCAAGCCAGACTGAGCCCCCACTAATGCAGGCGATGGCTCAGGCGCCAATTCGGAAAAGGCCAGGTCGTACAGAATTTCAGCGAGGCATTTTAGAGCGTGGTTTGGATGGCAAACCCACTGTCAGACTGACCGGCAGTCAAGGTGCAGGCATTTTGCGCTCGATGAGTGAGGCGAATTGCTTCGTGATTCTGCATCACGATCAGGGCAATGTAGCCAGCGGAGACTGGGTAGATGTAGCGCTTTTTGACGGACTGCTTTAA
- a CDS encoding dihydrofolate reductase encodes MTQPAISMIVARSRNHVIGRDNQMPWKISADLQFFKKVTMGHPVIMGRKTWESIGRPLPGRRNIVVSRNLDLQLTGAEVVHSLDGALNSLSEFSRVFVIGGEQLFTQAFPRADRLYITEIDIDVDGGDTFFAIPNASDWTEVERTPASEGEMTFSFITLDRK; translated from the coding sequence ATGACTCAACCAGCCATCTCTATGATTGTCGCTCGCTCCCGCAACCACGTCATTGGTCGAGATAATCAAATGCCTTGGAAAATTTCCGCAGACCTACAGTTCTTTAAAAAAGTAACTATGGGTCACCCAGTTATTATGGGTCGCAAAACCTGGGAGTCGATTGGCCGCCCTCTTCCGGGTCGTCGCAATATCGTTGTTAGTCGCAATCTAGACTTGCAGCTGACGGGTGCTGAGGTAGTCCATTCATTAGATGGGGCACTTAATAGCCTGAGTGAATTTTCGCGTGTATTTGTAATTGGCGGCGAACAGCTATTTACTCAAGCATTCCCAAGAGCGGATCGCCTTTACATTACTGAAATTGACATTGATGTAGATGGTGGCGATACTTTCTTTGCAATACCAAATGCATCTGACTGGACGGAGGTCGAGCGCACCCCTGCCTCGGAGGGAGAAATGACCTTTAGTTTTATTACGCTTGATCGGAAATAA
- the fdxA gene encoding ferredoxin FdxA — MTYVVTEACIRCKYTDCVDVCPVDCFREGPNFLVIDPDECIDCAVCVPECPVNAIYAEDDVPGDQQSFIKLNADLSASWTSITKSKPGLPDADEWKDVKNKLDQLVK, encoded by the coding sequence ATGACTTACGTTGTTACTGAAGCCTGCATCCGTTGCAAATATACCGATTGCGTAGACGTCTGCCCTGTAGATTGTTTTCGCGAAGGTCCCAATTTTTTAGTCATCGATCCAGATGAGTGTATTGATTGTGCAGTATGCGTACCAGAGTGCCCCGTCAATGCAATTTATGCAGAAGATGATGTGCCCGGTGACCAGCAATCTTTCATTAAGCTCAACGCCGATTTATCGGCATCATGGACATCCATTACCAAATCTAAGCCTGGGTTACCGGATGCGGACGAGTGGAAAGATGTCAAAAATAAACTTGATCAATTGGTGAAATAA